In one window of Candidatus Binatia bacterium DNA:
- a CDS encoding plasmid partition protein ParG yields the protein MTRPERMRMKRIRAGSSKGMIRTSVALPEELHRRFKLASIETGAVVTELLRRAAAEWIEKYRKGRPRNS from the coding sequence GTGACTCGACCCGAGCGCATGCGCATGAAGCGGATCCGCGCCGGATCCAGCAAGGGGATGATCCGGACCTCGGTCGCGCTGCCCGAAGAGCTTCACCGCCGCTTCAAGCTGGCCAGCATCGAGACGGGAGCGGTGGTTACCGAGCTGCTGCGGCGCGCAGCGGCGGAATGGATCGAGAAGTATCGCAAGGGACGGCCCCGCAACTCTTAG
- a CDS encoding DUF5602 domain-containing protein: protein MNQRVLVAMALTAVLFVPQLAAAHDEDHAGHGAAPAAPASKAIVAPAIATTYVGEKTPVGNGTVRTWVGVDRKGTPVSVGVTFSETALLGLPMQLPKDDIGWEWNLALPKEVAVAPFDHVAFYWNPRGHIPDGVYNVPHFDIHFFMVPEAQRAEITAMNYNLERCFKLPSQEYIPAGYILPPQTEHRRMGVHWIDPVSHEFHGHDFTATLLYGSYDGKVNFIEPMITRAFLETRPDFAAEVKQPAAYAAPGYYPTSYAVKFDGKNREYVVSLDGLTMRAGETTSKD from the coding sequence GTGAATCAACGAGTGCTCGTCGCGATGGCCTTGACGGCCGTTCTGTTCGTTCCTCAGCTCGCCGCCGCCCATGACGAGGATCACGCCGGACATGGCGCGGCTCCGGCTGCGCCGGCATCCAAGGCCATCGTCGCGCCGGCGATCGCCACGACGTACGTGGGGGAGAAGACGCCGGTCGGCAACGGCACCGTCCGCACGTGGGTGGGCGTGGACCGGAAGGGAACGCCGGTCTCCGTCGGCGTGACCTTCTCCGAGACCGCCCTGCTCGGGCTGCCGATGCAGCTTCCGAAGGACGACATCGGCTGGGAGTGGAACCTGGCGCTTCCCAAGGAGGTCGCCGTGGCGCCGTTCGACCACGTGGCCTTCTACTGGAATCCGCGCGGGCACATTCCGGACGGGGTCTACAACGTCCCGCACTTCGACATCCATTTCTTCATGGTGCCCGAGGCGCAGCGGGCCGAGATCACGGCGATGAACTACAACCTGGAGCGGTGCTTCAAGCTTCCCTCGCAGGAATACATTCCCGCGGGGTATATCCTGCCGCCCCAGACGGAGCACCGGCGAATGGGCGTCCACTGGATCGATCCCGTCTCGCACGAATTCCACGGGCACGACTTCACGGCGACGCTCCTCTACGGGTCGTACGACGGGAAAGTGAACTTCATCGAGCCGATGATCACCCGCGCCTTCCTGGAGACGCGTCCCGACTTCGCCGCCGAGGTGAAACAGCCGGCCGCCTATGCCGCTCCCGGGTACTATCCGACCTCCTACGCCGTGAAGTTCGACGGCAAGAATCGCGAGTACGTCGTGTCGCTGGACGGACTGACGATGCGGGCGGGGGAGACGACCTCGAAGGATTGA